In one window of Laspinema palackyanum D2c DNA:
- a CDS encoding anhydro-N-acetylmuramic acid kinase translates to MTRVIGLISGTSVDGIDAAMVDITGTESDLQVDWVAGTTSPYPEPLRQKILAVCAGDSLSMAEFAELDDAIAQTFAHAALTLQGDNRVELIGSHGQTVYHRPPQTKQLGYSLQLGRGAVIAQLTGIPTITNFRAGDIAAGGQGAPLVPKVDLYLLGDRHHYQCVQNIGGIGNVAFIPPQQNSPSTGSDFPQMLGWDTGPGNSLIDLAVEYLTNGEATYDKDGAWAAQGVPCQALLDHWLQHPFFHEPPPKSTGRELFGWDYFRDCLSDAEPYSLSPEDLLATLTELTVEAIAINYRSFLPVPPSRVLLCGGGSRNSYLKQRLQKRLQEIYGQSVAVLTTDDRGVNADFKEAIAFAVLAYWRQQGIPGNLPECTGAKVPALLGEIHHPILGKY, encoded by the coding sequence ATGACCCGAGTAATTGGCTTAATTAGTGGCACTTCCGTAGATGGTATTGATGCGGCGATGGTGGACATCACCGGAACTGAATCAGATCTACAGGTGGATTGGGTGGCAGGTACAACCTCTCCCTATCCCGAACCTCTGCGACAAAAAATTTTAGCGGTTTGTGCTGGGGATTCCCTATCAATGGCGGAATTTGCCGAACTGGATGATGCGATCGCCCAAACTTTTGCTCATGCTGCCTTAACCCTGCAAGGAGACAACCGGGTAGAGTTAATCGGTTCTCATGGACAAACTGTTTACCATCGTCCCCCTCAGACAAAACAACTGGGGTACAGTCTGCAATTAGGACGAGGTGCTGTGATTGCTCAACTTACCGGAATTCCCACAATTACCAATTTTAGAGCAGGGGATATCGCCGCAGGAGGACAAGGTGCGCCTCTGGTACCTAAAGTGGACCTCTACCTTCTGGGCGATCGCCACCATTATCAATGTGTTCAAAATATTGGCGGCATCGGCAATGTCGCATTTATTCCCCCACAACAGAATTCCCCCTCTACGGGTTCAGATTTTCCCCAAATGCTGGGATGGGATACAGGTCCCGGGAATAGCCTAATCGATTTAGCGGTTGAATACCTCACCAATGGGGAAGCCACCTACGACAAAGATGGGGCTTGGGCTGCCCAGGGAGTCCCCTGCCAAGCTTTACTGGATCATTGGCTTCAACATCCATTTTTCCACGAACCGCCCCCGAAGTCTACGGGACGAGAATTATTTGGCTGGGACTATTTTCGGGATTGTTTATCCGATGCGGAACCCTACTCCCTCAGTCCCGAGGATTTGCTGGCAACGCTGACGGAACTCACCGTTGAGGCGATCGCCATCAACTATCGCTCTTTTTTACCCGTCCCCCCGAGTCGGGTCCTGTTATGTGGCGGCGGCAGTCGCAACAGTTATTTAAAACAACGGTTACAGAAGCGCTTACAGGAAATCTATGGTCAATCTGTGGCGGTGTTAACCACGGATGACAGGGGAGTGAATGCCGATTTTAAAGAGGCGATCGCCTTTGCCGTGTTAGCTTATTGGCGTCAACAAGGAATTCCGGGCAATCTCCCTGAATGTACTGGCGCGAAAGTCCCCGCCCTTTTGGGAGAAATTCACCATCCTATTTTAGGAAAATATTGA
- the cysE gene encoding serine O-acetyltransferase — translation MLNTLVADFQIIFERDPAARNWLEVLFCYPGLQALLFHRVAHWLHQVGIPFIPRLISHLGRFFTGIEIHPGAAIGRGVFIDHGMGVVIGETAIVGDYSLIYQGVTLGGTGKESGKRHPTLGENVVVGAGAKVLGNILIGNNVRIGAGSVVLRDVPSDCTVVGVPGRILYRSGVRVNPLEHGQLPDSEASAIRSLLDRIEALEQQVQDMKPQKPSFVFVGGRSEEFSLEQLPPNCNLNNKAIQEFLDGSGI, via the coding sequence GTGCTAAATACCCTTGTAGCTGACTTCCAAATTATTTTTGAGCGTGACCCAGCAGCACGCAACTGGCTAGAAGTTTTGTTTTGCTATCCAGGTTTGCAAGCGCTGCTGTTTCACCGTGTCGCCCACTGGTTACACCAAGTCGGCATTCCCTTCATTCCTCGCCTGATTTCTCATCTGGGTCGCTTTTTCACCGGGATTGAAATTCACCCCGGCGCGGCGATCGGCAGGGGAGTTTTCATCGATCATGGCATGGGAGTGGTGATTGGCGAAACTGCGATCGTCGGCGATTATAGCTTGATTTATCAAGGGGTCACCCTCGGTGGTACCGGGAAAGAATCCGGCAAGCGTCACCCCACCCTTGGGGAAAATGTTGTCGTAGGTGCCGGTGCCAAGGTACTCGGCAACATCCTGATTGGCAATAATGTCCGCATTGGGGCCGGTTCTGTGGTGCTGCGGGATGTTCCTTCAGATTGTACGGTAGTCGGCGTTCCCGGTCGAATTCTCTATCGTTCCGGGGTGCGAGTCAACCCCTTGGAACATGGTCAATTGCCTGATTCCGAAGCATCAGCGATTCGCAGTTTACTCGATCGCATTGAAGCTCTCGAACAGCAAGTTCAAGATATGAAACCCCAGAAACCTTCTTTTGTGTTCGTCGGTGGACGCTCTGAAGAATTCTCTTTAGAGCAACTCCCGCCGAATTGTAACCTTAATAATAAAGCGATTCAGGAGTTTCTGGATGGGTCAGGTATTTGA
- a CDS encoding universal stress protein gives MFKRVLISTDLSDGLLRLGKFLPSLAAGGMEHIVFVHSVPLWTKGQIPREDTEKISLARDRLNGILTQVPDGLQVEVEVFSGNPTENILKAAERYKSEVMILGASNRNLLSEKLFGSTTLELSGRTNIPMMTIPTALLSPLTSEELDLRCRHLFRYILLPYADTQASGVLLEEFKRYAQKRPPNSLERCMLAWVIDAGVLRNVPKDYKLKEAHEKLAPIQAELEAIGLQVDVEVRLGEPVLDILDLAQMSDICAVALASNSLGKIVDWFPSFAAEVLRRSCEPVIFFPSRR, from the coding sequence ATGTTTAAGCGTGTTTTAATTAGTACGGATTTGTCGGATGGCTTACTGCGCTTGGGAAAATTCTTACCCAGTTTAGCTGCCGGAGGGATGGAGCATATCGTATTTGTCCATAGCGTTCCCCTGTGGACGAAAGGACAAATTCCTCGGGAAGATACGGAAAAAATCAGTTTGGCACGCGATCGCCTCAATGGCATTTTGACTCAGGTCCCGGATGGGTTGCAGGTTGAAGTTGAGGTGTTCTCCGGTAATCCGACGGAGAACATTCTCAAGGCAGCGGAACGGTACAAAAGCGAGGTGATGATTTTAGGGGCCTCCAACCGCAATTTACTCAGTGAAAAACTCTTTGGCAGTACGACCCTGGAGTTATCGGGACGAACCAATATTCCCATGATGACGATTCCGACTGCGCTGCTGTCTCCCTTAACTTCTGAGGAATTGGATCTGCGCTGTCGGCATCTGTTCCGCTACATTCTGCTTCCTTATGCGGATACCCAAGCATCGGGAGTATTACTCGAAGAGTTTAAGCGCTACGCGCAGAAGCGTCCCCCTAATTCCTTAGAACGCTGTATGTTAGCGTGGGTAATTGATGCCGGTGTCCTGCGAAATGTCCCGAAGGACTACAAACTCAAGGAAGCTCATGAGAAATTAGCCCCGATTCAAGCCGAGTTAGAAGCGATCGGCTTGCAAGTTGATGTGGAAGTCCGCTTAGGTGAGCCAGTGCTGGATATTTTAGATTTAGCACAGATGTCCGATATCTGTGCAGTGGCACTGGCTTCCAATAGCTTAGGTAAAATTGTGGATTGGTTCCCCAGCTTTGCGGCAGAAGTCCTGCGGCGCAGTTGTGAACCTGTCATCTTTTTCCCCTCCCGACGGTAA
- a CDS encoding Npun_R2479 family HD domain-containing metalloprotein, translated as MLNTTEILIDNFVQKLREGYHRTYGGYKPDYEDIIAWAGSMALENIANSDALYHNVEHTILVTLVGQEIMRGKHIREGGVSCEGWLHFIISLVCHDIGYVKGVCRQDNNGWYATGQNGEMIQLKPGSSDAGLTPYHVDRAKLFIDERFGGHKLIDAEEIKYNIELTRFPVPKAEDHQDTINYPGMVRAADLIGQLSDPRYLKKIGALFYEFEETGTNAVLGYKHPGDLRKNYPKFYWNGVFPYVKDALEYLTLTQQGKQVVANLYSNVFVVEHESAQEQPE; from the coding sequence ATGCTCAATACCACTGAAATACTGATCGACAACTTTGTGCAAAAGCTGAGGGAAGGCTACCACCGAACCTACGGAGGATATAAACCGGACTACGAGGATATTATTGCCTGGGCGGGGAGCATGGCGCTCGAAAATATTGCCAACAGTGACGCCCTGTACCACAATGTCGAACACACCATTTTAGTGACCTTGGTGGGGCAGGAGATCATGAGAGGCAAGCATATCCGGGAAGGGGGTGTGTCTTGTGAAGGTTGGCTTCATTTCATTATTTCCCTAGTCTGTCATGATATTGGCTATGTCAAGGGCGTGTGCCGACAGGACAACAATGGATGGTATGCCACGGGACAAAATGGAGAAATGATTCAGCTTAAACCGGGGTCAAGCGATGCGGGACTGACGCCGTATCACGTCGATCGCGCCAAACTCTTTATTGACGAACGGTTTGGCGGTCATAAACTGATTGATGCCGAAGAAATCAAGTACAATATCGAACTCACCCGGTTTCCAGTCCCGAAAGCCGAGGATCATCAAGATACGATTAACTATCCCGGGATGGTGCGGGCGGCCGATTTAATCGGGCAACTGAGCGATCCGCGCTATTTGAAGAAAATCGGGGCTTTGTTCTATGAATTTGAAGAAACCGGCACCAATGCAGTGCTCGGTTATAAGCATCCTGGCGATTTACGGAAGAACTATCCCAAGTTTTATTGGAATGGGGTTTTTCCCTACGTCAAAGATGCCTTAGAATATCTGACGCTCACCCAGCAAGGAAAACAAGTGGTTGCCAATCTCTACTCTAATGTTTTTGTGGTCGAACATGAGAGCGCCCAAGAGCAGCCAGAGTAA
- a CDS encoding efflux RND transporter permease subunit encodes MSFHISTWSIKSPVPTLVMFLILTVVGWMSFGQLGIDENPNIDIPIVSITVTQTGAGPTELETQVTRKVEDAVAGLGNIDELNSTVTDGISTTIINFILGTDSDRATNDVRNAISQIRQDLPADINDPIVSRLDFAGGPILTYALRSDRRNVEELSDLVDRPIARAILAVPGVAQINRIGGVDREILIELDPVRIKALGITATQINDQIRSLNINLPGGRSQVGGSENTIRTLGSAQTVEALRQNRIVLPSGEAVPLESVANVIDGFAEPQQSARFWSGQESANSQPPATNSGEIATPVVAFSVLRSTGSTLVTVEEGVRQSIQELQKTLPDDIEFELIFTRANEIRESYQASIDALVMGCLLTVGVVGLFLWDWRATLITAAALPLSIIPTFMVMGLLDYTLNGMTLLALSLAVGNLVDDAICMIENIDQHLKMGKKPYQAAMDAAQEIGLAVLATTATIVAVFLPVAFMGGIPGQFFQPFGVTVSVSTMFSTLVATTITPMLSAYLLKDKHSSSQKRRSKKHPMGTASEEMPNSPRRKITPYRTALTWSLKHRVITLMIAFAFFIGSLQLVPYIPTGLFNSGDTGLSTVNVELPPGSTLRETDRTAQRTISLLQKHPAVESVLATVGSGGASRDLNTATLYVNLLPKEEREVSQQVFEKQMREEFTKIPGARISFQSAGAGGSNKDLSIVLKSENPVALQEAADTLERQMRELPGLVEVSSSASVVKPEILIKPDPQRAADLGVSVQAIARTASLATLGDNEANLAKFDLSDRQIPIRVWLSESYRNDLKAIGNLEIPSQSGRLVPLSAVADIVLGSGPAQIDRFDRARQVSIEANLQGVSLGDALAQVEALPGMTLPPGVEQQSSGDAKIMQEIFGRFLGALGLAVLSIFAILVLLYNNFLHPVTIMAALPLSIGGALLGLMVTQKELGLFALIGIVMLMGLVTKNAILLVDCTLANQQNGMRQVPAIIEAGVSRLRPIFMTALSTIAGMMPIALEIGAGGEVRSPMAIAVIGGFSTSTLLTLIVVPVLFTYVDGFQSFLKNLMNGKSRHRRKLKALQGKKDKIKVLGLK; translated from the coding sequence ATGTCTTTTCACATCTCCACTTGGTCTATCAAAAGCCCGGTTCCCACCTTAGTCATGTTTCTAATTTTGACAGTGGTGGGCTGGATGAGCTTTGGTCAGTTGGGTATTGATGAAAATCCCAACATTGATATTCCCATCGTGAGTATTACCGTCACCCAAACGGGTGCAGGACCGACAGAACTCGAAACCCAGGTGACCCGAAAAGTTGAAGATGCGGTTGCTGGGTTAGGGAATATTGACGAACTGAACTCCACCGTCACCGATGGGATATCTACAACCATCATTAACTTCATCTTGGGAACCGATAGCGATCGCGCCACCAACGATGTTCGCAATGCCATCTCCCAAATTCGCCAAGACTTACCCGCAGATATTAACGACCCGATCGTCAGCCGCCTTGACTTTGCCGGGGGACCCATTCTCACCTACGCCCTGCGGTCCGATCGCCGGAATGTGGAAGAATTAAGCGATTTAGTCGATCGCCCCATTGCGCGCGCTATCCTTGCCGTTCCAGGAGTGGCTCAAATCAATCGAATTGGGGGCGTGGACCGCGAAATCCTCATCGAACTCGACCCCGTTCGCATCAAAGCTTTGGGGATTACCGCCACCCAAATCAATGACCAAATTCGCAGTTTAAATATCAACCTTCCCGGGGGTCGTTCCCAAGTCGGCGGCAGTGAAAACACCATTCGCACCCTAGGATCGGCTCAAACCGTCGAAGCGTTGCGACAAAACCGCATTGTTCTCCCTTCCGGGGAAGCGGTTCCCCTAGAAAGTGTCGCTAACGTCATTGATGGATTCGCCGAACCCCAACAAAGCGCCCGATTTTGGTCTGGACAAGAGAGTGCCAATTCTCAACCCCCAGCCACCAACTCAGGAGAAATTGCCACCCCCGTCGTTGCCTTTTCTGTGTTGCGGAGTACCGGCAGTACCCTGGTTACCGTAGAGGAAGGGGTCCGCCAAAGCATCCAGGAACTGCAAAAAACCCTACCGGATGATATCGAGTTTGAACTGATTTTTACCCGCGCTAATGAGATTCGTGAGTCCTACCAAGCCTCAATTGATGCCTTGGTGATGGGCTGTTTGCTAACAGTTGGTGTGGTGGGTTTATTCTTATGGGATTGGCGGGCCACGTTGATTACGGCGGCTGCGTTACCCCTGTCCATTATTCCCACCTTTATGGTTATGGGACTGCTGGACTATACCCTGAATGGAATGACGTTGCTGGCGCTATCTCTGGCCGTGGGAAATTTAGTCGATGATGCAATCTGTATGATTGAAAATATCGACCAACATTTAAAAATGGGGAAAAAACCCTATCAAGCTGCAATGGATGCGGCTCAAGAAATTGGGTTGGCGGTGTTAGCAACCACTGCAACCATTGTGGCGGTCTTTTTGCCCGTGGCATTTATGGGAGGAATTCCCGGTCAGTTCTTCCAGCCGTTTGGGGTGACGGTTTCGGTTTCCACTATGTTTTCAACCTTGGTGGCAACCACAATAACGCCGATGTTAAGCGCCTATTTGCTCAAAGATAAGCACTCTTCCAGCCAAAAACGCAGAAGTAAGAAACATCCAATGGGAACGGCATCGGAGGAAATGCCCAACTCCCCCCGTCGAAAAATCACGCCCTATCGCACCGCTCTCACTTGGTCGCTGAAACATCGGGTGATTACGTTGATGATTGCGTTTGCTTTCTTTATTGGCAGTTTACAGTTAGTCCCGTATATTCCCACAGGCTTGTTTAATAGTGGAGATACGGGGTTGAGTACGGTCAATGTAGAACTTCCTCCGGGTTCTACTCTACGGGAGACCGATCGCACAGCCCAACGCACGATCTCCCTGTTACAAAAACATCCGGCAGTGGAAAGTGTGTTGGCAACCGTGGGGAGTGGGGGTGCATCCCGAGACTTGAATACAGCAACATTGTATGTCAATTTGTTGCCCAAAGAGGAACGAGAGGTTTCTCAACAAGTTTTTGAGAAACAAATGCGCGAAGAATTTACCAAAATTCCTGGTGCAAGGATTAGTTTCCAGTCTGCTGGTGCGGGGGGAAGTAACAAAGATTTATCAATCGTGCTAAAAAGTGAAAATCCCGTGGCTTTGCAAGAGGCGGCGGATACTTTAGAACGACAAATGCGCGAACTCCCCGGATTGGTCGAGGTGTCCTCCAGTGCATCGGTGGTGAAACCGGAGATTTTGATTAAACCGGACCCCCAACGGGCAGCGGATTTGGGGGTATCCGTCCAGGCGATCGCCCGGACGGCATCTCTAGCAACTCTCGGGGATAATGAGGCAAATTTGGCGAAATTTGACCTAAGCGATCGCCAAATTCCCATCCGAGTCTGGTTATCGGAAAGCTATCGTAATGACCTCAAGGCGATCGGTAATCTGGAAATTCCCAGTCAATCCGGGCGCTTAGTTCCCTTATCTGCGGTTGCTGATATCGTTCTGGGTAGTGGTCCCGCCCAAATCGATCGCTTCGATCGCGCCCGTCAAGTCTCCATTGAAGCCAATTTACAAGGGGTTTCCCTCGGCGATGCTCTCGCACAAGTGGAAGCGCTACCGGGGATGACACTCCCTCCCGGAGTGGAACAACAATCCTCCGGAGATGCCAAAATTATGCAAGAAATTTTCGGGCGCTTCCTGGGTGCATTAGGACTAGCTGTCCTCTCGATTTTTGCCATTTTAGTGTTGTTGTATAACAATTTTTTACATCCCGTCACGATTATGGCAGCCCTCCCCCTCTCGATTGGGGGCGCACTTCTCGGACTGATGGTGACCCAAAAGGAATTAGGACTATTTGCCTTAATTGGGATTGTCATGCTGATGGGATTAGTCACCAAAAACGCCATCCTGTTAGTCGATTGTACCCTCGCCAATCAACAAAATGGAATGCGACAAGTTCCAGCGATTATAGAAGCCGGAGTCTCCCGATTACGACCGATTTTCATGACTGCCCTTTCCACGATCGCCGGAATGATGCCGATCGCCCTAGAAATTGGTGCAGGAGGCGAAGTCCGTTCTCCAATGGCGATCGCAGTCATTGGCGGATTCTCCACCTCCACCCTCTTAACTTTAATCGTCGTCCCCGTCTTATTTACCTACGTTGATGGATTCCAAAGTTTCCTCAAAAACCTCATGAACGGCAAATCTCGTCACCGTCGCAAGTTAAAAGCCCTCCAAGGCAAAAAGGATAAAATCAAAGTTCTGGGCTTAAAATAA
- a CDS encoding AI-2E family transporter encodes MKQVFSPFQQFLLTWLLMLAVGWATLSALSYVGEAVGILITAGLIAFLLNYAVSRLQHFLPRGIAAVGVYLLAGLLVLVVGLTVVPPVFNQGRQLIDNFPNLVKSAQDQLAGFQTWSEQRNLPFDVGLVEQQIGERMQGQVQAIASRGFGLVVGTVSWFLDGVLILVISFYMLVDGDRLWRTLTWIFAPNIREQLTASLQRNLQKFVSGQLLLGLFMAVTLTPAFWALRVPFFLLFAVFIGIMEVIPFVGATLGIGAVCLIVAFIDWWLALQVLAVAIALQQVKDNIMAPRIMGSLTGLSPVIIFTSLLLGAKVGGFLGIILAIPLTGVIKSVVEIAIDPTLPPQTGSFFNNILSPKPPQALPAESGISGGDRLPNSPKM; translated from the coding sequence ATGAAACAAGTCTTTTCACCCTTCCAACAGTTTTTACTGACTTGGCTGCTCATGTTAGCGGTGGGTTGGGCTACCCTGAGTGCGCTGAGTTATGTCGGGGAAGCAGTCGGGATTCTGATTACTGCCGGGTTGATTGCCTTTTTGCTCAACTATGCCGTGAGTCGATTGCAACACTTTCTACCCCGTGGGATTGCGGCGGTTGGGGTCTATTTGCTGGCGGGTTTACTCGTGCTGGTGGTGGGATTGACGGTGGTGCCCCCTGTGTTTAATCAGGGTCGGCAATTAATTGACAACTTTCCTAACTTAGTCAAGTCGGCACAGGACCAACTCGCTGGATTTCAAACTTGGAGTGAGCAACGCAATTTGCCCTTTGATGTGGGGCTGGTGGAGCAACAGATCGGGGAACGGATGCAGGGACAGGTGCAGGCGATCGCCTCCCGAGGGTTTGGGTTAGTCGTGGGAACGGTAAGCTGGTTCTTAGATGGCGTCCTGATTCTGGTCATCTCGTTTTATATGCTCGTGGATGGGGACCGTTTGTGGCGGACCCTCACCTGGATTTTCGCCCCTAATATTCGGGAGCAACTCACCGCGTCTTTGCAGCGAAATCTTCAAAAATTTGTCTCTGGACAATTGCTGTTGGGGTTATTTATGGCAGTCACCCTGACTCCGGCATTTTGGGCATTACGGGTCCCGTTTTTCCTCTTATTTGCCGTATTTATTGGCATCATGGAAGTGATTCCCTTTGTGGGGGCGACCCTGGGAATTGGTGCGGTGTGCCTGATTGTGGCGTTTATTGATTGGTGGTTGGCCCTGCAAGTTTTAGCGGTGGCGATCGCTTTGCAACAGGTCAAGGATAATATTATGGCCCCTCGGATTATGGGCAGTCTCACGGGATTATCCCCGGTGATTATTTTTACCTCCCTGTTGTTAGGCGCGAAAGTTGGAGGATTTTTAGGGATAATCTTGGCAATTCCTCTGACTGGGGTGATCAAAAGTGTTGTAGAAATTGCGATCGACCCCACCCTACCCCCGCAAACTGGGAGTTTCTTCAACAATATCCTTAGTCCGAAACCCCCGCAAGCGTTACCGGCAGAATCTGGGATTTCTGGGGGCGATCGCCTCCCCAATTCCCCAAAAATGTAA
- a CDS encoding ABC transporter permease yields MNWWKKLKKNPLARLGAILLLIFYLTAIAAEFVAPYDAYISQANGALLPPTQIYWRNQTTGAFIGPHVYPTTQGAIDLETGDRELLVDFEQPSRLGLFVKGSAYKLFGLIPGDIHLFGTTGPAPLNLLGTDDQARDQFSRLVLGARISLFIGLVGISISFPLGLIVGGISGYFGGALDSILMRLVEVLMTIPSIYLLVTLTLILPAGISSAQRFILIVVITSFVSWSGLARVIRGQVLSIKEREFVQSAKAMGAKPLYIILRHVIPQTATYTIIAATLSIPGFIVAESVLSLIGLGIQQPDPSWGNMLSLSTNASILVLQPWLVWPPALLIILTVLAFNLLGDGLRDALDPRSVQR; encoded by the coding sequence ATGAACTGGTGGAAAAAGTTAAAAAAGAATCCCTTGGCTCGGTTAGGAGCTATTTTGTTATTGATATTTTACTTAACGGCGATCGCAGCAGAATTTGTCGCCCCTTATGATGCCTATATTTCCCAGGCGAATGGGGCGCTGTTGCCCCCGACGCAGATTTACTGGCGGAATCAAACCACCGGGGCCTTTATTGGTCCCCATGTTTATCCCACCACCCAAGGGGCGATCGATTTAGAGACAGGCGATCGCGAATTGCTCGTTGATTTTGAGCAACCTTCCCGCCTGGGACTCTTTGTCAAAGGATCCGCCTATAAACTCTTTGGATTAATTCCCGGAGACATTCATCTGTTTGGCACCACGGGACCTGCACCCTTAAACCTCCTGGGGACAGACGATCAAGCGCGGGATCAATTCAGCCGCCTGGTCCTGGGGGCGAGAATCAGCTTATTTATTGGCTTAGTCGGGATTTCAATTTCCTTTCCCTTGGGGCTGATTGTGGGGGGAATTTCGGGGTATTTTGGGGGCGCATTGGATAGTATTTTAATGCGCCTCGTCGAAGTTTTGATGACCATTCCCAGCATTTATCTCTTGGTCACCCTCACCCTAATTTTACCGGCTGGAATCAGCAGTGCCCAACGGTTTATCTTAATTGTGGTGATTACCTCCTTCGTCAGTTGGTCCGGACTGGCGCGGGTGATTCGAGGTCAAGTTTTGTCCATTAAAGAGCGCGAATTTGTCCAGTCAGCTAAAGCAATGGGAGCAAAACCGCTCTATATTATTCTCCGGCACGTCATCCCCCAGACGGCTACCTATACGATTATTGCGGCAACCCTGTCGATTCCGGGGTTTATTGTCGCTGAATCGGTGTTGAGTCTGATTGGGTTAGGAATTCAGCAGCCGGATCCGTCCTGGGGGAATATGCTCTCCCTGTCTACGAATGCCTCAATTTTGGTGTTACAACCTTGGTTAGTTTGGCCCCCGGCGCTGTTAATTATTTTGACCGTATTGGCGTTTAATCTCCTGGGGGATGGGTTACGAGATGCCCTTGACCCTCGGAGTGTGCAACGGTAA
- a CDS encoding efflux RND transporter periplasmic adaptor subunit, producing the protein MENPDIQDSRRLPQESGLKLETVEDSEDSEESAPGTTRLATPPRTSDWKKLMVGIGIGAAIAVGGMHLLNRPQEETAANSSGVAAEAPNAQPVANQTVTVAIAESARVERSLDATGTVQAYDLLPVLPQASGLQIKQVLVDEGDVVEAGQVLAILDDAVERSQITEAEAQIDSARSTVADRQAAIAIAEAAVSQALATQSEAEAAVATAKATQAEVEAGAGQVTAGIDEAQSEVDQAVAAKAEAEAALEQTRASLAQAQAELAQAERERDRYQQLAEAGAVSTQELETRSTAAENARERVRVAEANIRSAQARIASSEANIASMRSRVVSANSNIDIANARVKSAESNVNSAQARLESAIANVQIARSQLDSARANANSSSASLRSTQARAQQVETQQERTVVRAPKAGIIAERVARVGDVTSNTKQLFSIIANGQLELQVKIPETQLSQIQIGAPVQVTSDADSRIKVAGTVREIAPLVDEESRQATVKVSLPSDSILRPGMFLRAGITTSAAQAITIPGKAVLPQANGSAIVYRLVGEDMVQAQPVEMGEVADGSPSDLSSTRVEIKSGLSLGDRVVVEGAAYLKDGDRIRIGEDFTPTPQVEL; encoded by the coding sequence ATGGAAAACCCAGATATTCAAGACTCACGGAGGCTGCCACAAGAGTCGGGTCTTAAATTGGAGACGGTAGAGGATTCGGAGGATTCAGAGGAGTCCGCCCCTGGCACAACTCGCCTTGCCACCCCCCCAAGAACGAGCGACTGGAAAAAACTGATGGTGGGGATAGGGATTGGGGCGGCGATCGCCGTCGGGGGAATGCACCTGTTGAATCGACCCCAGGAGGAAACTGCGGCGAATTCTTCGGGAGTGGCGGCAGAAGCGCCCAATGCCCAACCCGTTGCTAATCAAACCGTCACCGTGGCGATCGCAGAAAGCGCCCGAGTAGAAAGGTCCCTAGACGCCACCGGGACCGTCCAAGCCTACGACCTTCTGCCCGTACTGCCCCAAGCATCTGGCTTGCAAATTAAACAAGTCTTAGTGGATGAGGGAGATGTGGTGGAGGCAGGGCAGGTTTTGGCCATTCTCGATGATGCCGTAGAGCGATCGCAAATTACCGAAGCCGAGGCTCAAATCGACTCAGCTAGGTCCACCGTAGCGGACCGCCAAGCGGCGATCGCCATCGCCGAAGCCGCCGTCTCCCAAGCCCTCGCCACCCAATCGGAAGCCGAAGCCGCTGTTGCCACAGCCAAAGCAACCCAAGCCGAAGTGGAAGCTGGGGCAGGACAGGTCACGGCGGGCATAGACGAAGCTCAATCCGAGGTTGACCAGGCAGTGGCTGCCAAAGCTGAAGCTGAAGCGGCACTCGAACAAACCCGCGCTAGTCTTGCCCAAGCCCAAGCCGAACTCGCCCAAGCCGAACGAGAACGCGATCGCTATCAACAATTAGCCGAAGCCGGGGCCGTTTCCACCCAAGAACTGGAAACCCGCAGCACTGCCGCTGAAAACGCCCGAGAACGGGTGCGCGTCGCCGAAGCCAATATTAGAAGTGCCCAAGCCCGGATTGCCAGCAGTGAGGCCAATATTGCCAGCATGAGGTCCCGAGTGGTCAGCGCCAACTCCAACATCGACATCGCCAACGCGCGGGTCAAAAGTGCTGAATCCAACGTCAACAGCGCTCAAGCCCGACTGGAAAGCGCCATTGCCAATGTCCAAATCGCGCGATCGCAACTCGACAGCGCCCGCGCTAATGCCAACAGTTCCTCCGCCAGCCTCCGCAGTACCCAAGCCCGGGCGCAACAGGTGGAAACCCAACAAGAACGCACCGTAGTCCGCGCACCAAAAGCGGGGATTATCGCAGAAAGAGTGGCCCGAGTTGGGGATGTGACCAGTAATACGAAACAACTGTTTTCGATTATTGCTAATGGTCAACTCGAACTCCAGGTCAAAATTCCCGAAACTCAATTATCCCAGATCCAAATTGGTGCACCTGTTCAGGTTACCTCCGATGCGGATAGCCGGATTAAGGTAGCAGGGACTGTGCGAGAAATTGCTCCCTTGGTGGATGAAGAAAGCCGTCAGGCAACGGTTAAAGTCAGTTTGCCCTCGGATTCAATTTTGAGACCCGGGATGTTTTTAAGGGCTGGGATTACCACCAGTGCAGCTCAAGCGATTACGATTCCCGGGAAAGCGGTGTTACCGCAAGCCAATGGTTCGGCGATCGTCTATCGCTTAGTTGGGGAAGATATGGTGCAGGCACAGCCAGTAGAAATGGGTGAGGTGGCGGACGGTTCCCCTTCGGACCTGAGTAGCACCCGAGTGGAAATTAAAAGTGGTCTATCCCTAGGCGATCGCGTGGTAGTGGAGGGTGCTGCCTATCTCAAAGATGGCGATCGGATTCGCATTGGTGAGGACTTCACTCCGACTCCCCAGGTTGAGCTTTAG